Part of the Penicillium digitatum chromosome 4, complete sequence genome is shown below.
CTCCATATTAACAGAGTGGATTGCATCGTGAATAATCTGTGCAATCTGCCAGAGCGGACCCCTTTCGAGCAATTCGTGGGAGGCAGAAGTCGAGGGGCAGTGCACGGCGTTTGGAAAGTAGCGTGCGGGGAGCTTCAGACGGGTGGGGTCACGCATGTCCATAGTCGTCCAGAAATCGCGAAGTGACTGCAGCGCGTCGGGGTCTGGTTCGAGTCCCTTGTCACGTAGAACTTGAATTCTGGCTTGGTAAATTTTTTGGTACAGATAGGCTGAGACGAGCTCGAATCTGGTGAGTGGACTCTGTCCCTGGGCGTTGGGGTTGCTTGCAGCACCTTGGAGTGAAATCAAATCTGAACCGTGGAAACGCAGAGGACAAGTGTATACGGAGGAGGGTGTAGAAGTCTCTGGCATAACCGTGGTGTTTTGATCCAGGCAAAAATTCAAAGGGTTGAACGCAAGGGCTTTCTCCTTCTGGCTGGCCGATGGGCTGTTCGTTCCCCGAAATTGTGAGTATATCTCCGGGGGGGCGATGAGTGTTGGTGGAGAGGAATCGCGTAATTGTTTGTAGATCTCAGCGAGATCGCGCACGAGCTGCATGAACCCAGTGGCATCGCAGACCTGATGATGAACTCGAATCCCTAGTGCGACCCCTCCACAGCCGAACCGGGTGTGTTGGATGGCAAAGATGGGATTTTGTGAGACAGATCCCGTTGTTGAATAAAAAATTGGAAGAAGTGCATTCCCAGAGTCTGGCAGATTAAATACCAAGACACGGGCTGAAAGAGCAGACAGCGCGATGCTAGCGAGTCTTCTCGCGCACTGTGCCTCCCAAAGTTCAGCGCCAGTACCCAGTCTACCAATCTCCGGAGCTTGGCTGGCTGGATTCTGCTGCAGACGGCCGGTTAAATGCGGGTAATAGTCGAGGAGGTGGGATGCAGCCACCTTCAAGCGTTCAACCGGGAGGAAGTTGGCTTCTGATAGTGTTTTAGGCTTTCTGTAGACCAGTATGGCTTCAATAGTCAACTTAGCGGGCACAGTGTGATCCATTGGCCCTAGACTAAAAGAGGACTCGAGTGCGGGGACTGTCGCCTCATTGGCGCAGTTAAGCGTGTGCCGCGTAGAAACGCGTACTCGGTCGAGTACCATCTCCgtgattggatgttaaaaaaaaatccaagaaTAACGGGATAATCAAGATGGATAAGCCCGTCAACAGGTTGCCAAGGATGAAAGGTGACGAGGATGAAAGAAGGTGAAGTTGAAAGAGTGACCGTTTGTGGTGCTTAAACGCAGAGGGGAATTTCCACTTCATCCCATCTTTGTCTGCGTTTTTGGAATAACAAACTCGATTATGCGCCGTTCGAGTGAGGACAATGAACTACAAGGTCACCTAGAGAGTACTTGGCCACGTTTTATTTAAGTTCATGTATACCTTCAACGAAATAAAATgaaagaacaaaaagaaatgcGGGGATAGTGTAAGCACCGTTTAAAACAAAGAAACGGTCCCAGAGGTGTATTTTATCATCACATACACAGCGAAGTGTATGGCTGTGGGAAATTTCATGCATTTAGAGTATGTGGTCATGTTAATTGAAGATATGGGTGACCGAGATCAAAATTCAAATCCAATGCTATTGTCCTAATGGAGAGATGGGTTTGATGCCAATAAAAGGTGTCACCTGTAGACGTGAAGCCTCCACTTGCCTTCCTTTTTTGGTTCACCCACCTACCATTGTCTTAAAGCTACCAAGTACAAGAACCTGGCTCCTCCTaattctctctcttctttgcCCAAATCCTCCGTGCCTCAGTTCCCCACTGCACAAGGTGGTTCCTGTTGAGTACCTTTCAACTATTTGACTGTGATTTCAGAGTTAGATTCATATCAAGCTTATGGATGCTGTTGTTCAGCGATCAGTGCAATCTTGAAGGGCTCTAGAGGGTTTTCTATAAGCGGCCCAAGCTAGACTGTCGATGGCACGTGGCATGTCTCAGAGGGTATCAGTCAGTAGCTTCGACTGACAAACTCCTAATACACATCTGCAGAAACAGACTGTACATATCTGGACTGTCTGGATACTCCCACTGACTGCCTGAAGCTGAACTAATGTAGGAAGGGGGTCTGttctcaatttcttcaacATCAATTTTGGAGCCTTTCCACAGAGATAGCTCTCAGTTGGCCAAGCAGTCTTCTAAGGACATTCATTTTCTTAAAGTTCCGTTTCATGCTTCCACATCTTCATGCTCAGCGGGCCTATCATTTACTTCGTCGGTTATTCTTATCTTTCTATTAAGAATTGCACGAGACTGCTTGTCCATGTGTGTCTACCAAAGTGGAGATTATGTTCGAAGTTCAAAGGATCGTAACCTATCACAGCTATAAGATATTTGCTGTGAAGATTTACATTCTTCAAGCCGAGAAGCAGGGGGCTTAGAAAGTCATGAGA
Proteins encoded:
- a CDS encoding Transferase, whose amino-acid sequence is MVLDRVRVSTRHTLNCANEATVPALESSFSLGPMDHTVPAKLTIEAILVYRKPKTLSEANFLPVERLKVAASHLLDYYPHLTGRLQQNPASQAPEIGRLGTGAELWEAQCARRLASIALSALSARVLVFNLPDSGNALLPIFYSTTGSVSQNPIFAIQHTRFGCGGVALGIRVHHQVCDATGFMQLVRDLAEIYKQLRDSSPPTLIAPPEIYSQFRGTNSPSASQKEKALAFNPLNFCLDQNTTVMPETSTPSSVYTCPLRFHGSDLISLQGAASNPNAQGQSPLTRFELVSAYLYQKIYQARIQVLRDKGLEPDPDALQSLRDFWTTMDMRDPTRLKLPARYFPNAVHCPSTSASHELLERGPLWQIAQIIHDAIHSVNMEEVKKQFEWIAAQPNKSHVRFKKMVPDGCLVATQWSRGKTYVGVDFDIAPNGKRIAPSLVSPAFSEGYRVDGLAIILSTEEEVPRRQSYRGPWDCANLPCAVDVNLSLDRSVWNVLNSDLDFLALHS